One window from the genome of Streptomyces sp. NBC_00708 encodes:
- the radA gene encoding DNA repair protein RadA — protein MAARTKSAKDRPSYRCTECGWTTAKWLGRCPECQAWGTVEEFGGAPAVRTTAAGRVSTAALPIGQVDSRQATARPTGVSELDRVLGGGLVPGAVVLLAGEPGVGKSTLLLDVAAKAASDEHRTLYVTGEESASQVRMRADRIRAISDHLYLAAETDLSAVLAHLDAVKPSLLILDSVQTVASPEIEGAPGGMAQVREVAGALIRASKERGMSTLLVGHVTKDGAIAGPRLLEHLVDVVLSFEGDRHARLRLVRGIKNRYGATDEVGCFELHDEGITGLADPSGLFLTRRDEPVPGTCLTVTLEGKRPLVAEVQALTVDSQIPSPRRTTSGLETSRVSMMLAVLEQRGRISSLGKRDIYSATVGGVKLSEPAADLAIALALASAASDTPLPKNLVAIGEVGLAGEVRRVTGVQRRLAEAHRLGFTHALVPTDPGKVPAGMKVTEVADMGDALRVLPRRSRAQAPQEEGARR, from the coding sequence ATGGCTGCCCGTACGAAATCCGCGAAGGACCGGCCGTCCTACCGCTGCACCGAATGCGGCTGGACCACCGCGAAGTGGCTCGGCCGCTGCCCCGAGTGCCAGGCGTGGGGGACGGTCGAGGAGTTCGGCGGCGCCCCCGCCGTCCGGACCACGGCGGCGGGCCGCGTCTCCACCGCCGCGCTGCCCATCGGCCAGGTCGACAGCCGGCAGGCGACCGCCCGCCCCACCGGGGTGAGCGAGCTGGACCGGGTGCTGGGCGGCGGTCTGGTGCCCGGTGCCGTCGTGCTGCTCGCGGGCGAGCCGGGCGTCGGCAAGTCCACGCTGCTGCTCGACGTCGCGGCGAAGGCGGCGAGCGACGAGCACCGCACGCTGTACGTGACCGGTGAGGAGTCCGCGTCCCAGGTCCGGATGCGGGCCGACCGCATCCGGGCGATCAGCGACCACCTGTATCTGGCGGCCGAGACCGACCTGTCCGCGGTGCTCGCCCACCTCGACGCGGTCAAGCCCTCGCTGCTGATCCTGGACTCGGTGCAGACGGTGGCCTCGCCGGAGATCGAGGGCGCGCCGGGCGGGATGGCGCAGGTCCGCGAGGTGGCGGGCGCGCTGATCCGGGCCTCCAAGGAGCGCGGGATGTCGACGCTGCTCGTCGGCCACGTCACCAAGGACGGCGCCATCGCCGGGCCCCGGCTCCTGGAGCACCTGGTGGACGTGGTGCTGTCGTTCGAGGGCGACCGCCATGCCCGGCTGCGTCTGGTGCGCGGGATCAAGAACCGGTACGGGGCGACCGACGAGGTCGGCTGCTTCGAGCTGCACGACGAGGGCATCACCGGGCTCGCCGATCCGTCCGGGCTGTTCCTGACGCGGCGCGACGAGCCGGTGCCGGGCACCTGTCTGACCGTGACCCTGGAGGGCAAGCGGCCCCTGGTCGCGGAGGTGCAGGCGCTCACGGTGGACTCCCAGATCCCCTCGCCCCGGCGCACGACGTCGGGCCTGGAGACCTCCCGGGTGTCGATGATGCTCGCGGTCCTGGAGCAGCGCGGCCGGATCAGCTCGCTGGGCAAGCGGGACATCTACAGCGCGACGGTGGGCGGCGTGAAGCTGTCCGAGCCCGCCGCGGACCTGGCCATCGCGCTGGCGCTGGCGAGCGCGGCGAGCGACACACCGCTGCCGAAGAACCTGGTGGCGATCGGCGAAGTGGGCCTCGCGGGCGAGGTCAGACGGGTCACGGGGGTGCAGCGCCGGCTGGCCGAGGCGCACCGGCTGGGCTTCACGCACGCCCTGGTCCCGACCGATCCGGGCAAGGTCCCGGCCGGTATGAAGGTCACGGAAGTGGCCGACATGGGCGACGCGCTCAGGGTGCTCCCGCGCCGGTCCCGTGCACAGGCCCCCCAGGAGGAGGGCGCACGCCGGTAG
- the disA gene encoding DNA integrity scanning diadenylate cyclase DisA — protein MAASDRAASPGKSGQTTGNEALMRASLSAVAPGMALRDGLERILRGNTGGLIVLGMDKTVESMCTGGFVLDVEFTATRLRELAKLDGALILDKDMTKILRAGVQLVPDASIPTEETGTRHRTADRVSKQCNFPVVSVSQSMRLIALYVNGERRVLEESAAILSRANQALATLERYKLRLDEVAGTLSALEIEDLVTVRDVTAVAQRLEMVRRIATEIAEYVVELGTDGRLLSLQLDELIAGVEPERELVVRDYVPEPTAKRSRTVAEALTELDSLTHTELLELPVVARALGYSGSPETLDSAVSPRGFRLLAKVPRLPGAIIDRLVEHFGGLQKLLAASVDDLQTVDGVGEARARSVREGLSRLAESSILERYV, from the coding sequence GTGGCAGCCAGCGACCGGGCAGCATCGCCCGGAAAGTCCGGCCAAACCACCGGTAACGAGGCGCTGATGCGCGCCTCGTTGAGCGCCGTCGCGCCCGGTATGGCCCTGCGGGACGGCCTGGAGCGCATTCTCCGCGGCAACACCGGGGGTCTGATCGTGCTCGGCATGGACAAGACCGTCGAATCGATGTGTACCGGCGGCTTCGTGCTGGACGTGGAGTTCACCGCGACCCGGCTGCGGGAGCTGGCCAAGCTCGACGGGGCCCTGATCCTCGACAAGGACATGACGAAGATCCTGCGGGCCGGTGTGCAGCTGGTCCCGGACGCGTCGATCCCCACCGAGGAGACCGGCACCCGGCACCGCACGGCGGACCGGGTCTCCAAGCAGTGCAATTTCCCGGTCGTCTCGGTCTCCCAGTCGATGCGCCTGATCGCGCTGTACGTGAACGGGGAGCGCCGGGTCCTGGAGGAGTCGGCGGCGATCCTGTCCCGCGCCAACCAGGCGCTCGCGACGCTGGAGCGGTACAAGCTGCGGCTCGACGAGGTCGCCGGGACGCTCTCCGCGCTGGAGATCGAGGACCTGGTGACCGTCCGGGACGTGACGGCGGTGGCCCAGCGCCTGGAGATGGTCCGCCGGATCGCGACGGAGATCGCGGAGTACGTGGTGGAGCTGGGCACCGACGGCCGGCTGCTGTCGCTCCAGCTGGACGAGCTGATCGCGGGCGTGGAGCCGGAGCGCGAGCTGGTCGTGCGGGACTACGTGCCGGAGCCGACCGCGAAGCGTTCGCGCACGGTGGCGGAGGCGCTGACCGAGCTGGACTCGCTGACCCACACGGAGCTGCTCGAACTCCCGGTGGTGGCACGGGCGCTGGGCTACAGCGGATCGCCGGAGACGCTGGACTCGGCGGTGTCGCCGCGCGGTTTCCGGCTGCTGGCCAAGGTGCCGCGGCTGCCCGGCGCGATCATCGACCGGCTCGTGGAGCACTTCGGCGGTCTGCAGAAGCTGCTCGCGGCGAGCGTGGACGATCTCCAGACGGTGGACGGGGTCGGCGAGGCGCGGGCGCGCAGCGTGCGCGAGGGGCTGTCCCGGCTGGCGGAGTCGTCGATCCTCGAACGGTACGTGTAG
- a CDS encoding A/G-specific adenine glycosylase yields MTATTATQTPPASLHTPVIGWFEQHARDLPWRRPEAGAWGVMVSEFMLQQTPVSRVLPVYEQWLARWPRPADLAAEPPGEAVRAWGRLGYPRRALRLHGAAQAITERHGGDVPSEHAQLLALPGIGEYTAAAVASFAYRQRHAVLDTNVRRVFARAATGIQYPPNATTAAERRLARELLPDEDERAARWAAATMELGALVCTAKNEDCSRCPIAEQCAWRLAGKPAHQGPPRRGQTYAGTDRQVRGRLLAVLRDTVGPVPQSALDLVWDEPVQRARALDGLVSDGLVEPLAGGRYRLPLT; encoded by the coding sequence ATGACTGCCACGACTGCGACCCAGACGCCCCCCGCCTCCCTCCACACCCCCGTCATCGGGTGGTTCGAGCAGCACGCCCGCGATCTGCCCTGGCGCCGCCCCGAAGCGGGTGCCTGGGGTGTGATGGTGAGCGAGTTCATGCTGCAGCAGACCCCCGTCAGCCGGGTCCTGCCCGTGTACGAGCAGTGGCTCGCCCGCTGGCCGCGCCCCGCCGACCTCGCGGCCGAGCCGCCCGGCGAGGCGGTCCGCGCCTGGGGCCGGCTCGGCTACCCGCGCCGGGCCCTGCGCCTGCACGGGGCCGCCCAGGCGATAACGGAACGCCACGGCGGCGACGTACCGAGCGAGCACGCACAGCTGCTCGCCCTGCCCGGCATCGGCGAGTACACGGCGGCGGCCGTGGCCTCGTTCGCGTACCGGCAGCGGCACGCCGTCCTCGACACCAATGTCCGCCGGGTCTTCGCACGGGCCGCGACCGGCATCCAGTACCCGCCGAACGCGACCACCGCCGCCGAACGCCGGCTCGCCCGGGAGCTGCTGCCCGACGAGGACGAACGGGCGGCCCGCTGGGCGGCGGCCACGATGGAGCTGGGCGCCCTCGTCTGCACCGCGAAGAACGAGGACTGCTCCCGCTGCCCGATCGCGGAGCAGTGCGCCTGGCGGCTCGCCGGGAAGCCCGCGCACCAGGGGCCGCCGCGCCGGGGCCAGACCTACGCCGGCACGGACCGGCAGGTGCGCGGACGGCTCCTCGCCGTGCTGCGCGACACGGTCGGCCCGGTCCCGCAGTCGGCGCTCGACCTGGTGTGGGACGAGCCGGTGCAGCGGGCCCGCGCCCTGGACGGCCTGGTCTCCGACGGACTGGTCGAACCGCTGGCCGGCGGCCGCTACCGGCTGCCGCTGACCTGA
- a CDS encoding SigE family RNA polymerase sigma factor yields MAQSEVLGFEEYVRTRQEALLRSARRLVPDPVDAQDLLQTALARTYGRWDRIEDKSLADAYLRRVMINTRTEWWRARKLDEVPTEQLPDASIEDGTEQRADRALLMDILGVLAPKQRSVVVLRHWEQMSTEETAAALGMSAGTVKSTLHRALARLRQELENREAASREARVAEERGRERCAA; encoded by the coding sequence ATGGCGCAGAGCGAGGTGCTCGGCTTCGAGGAGTACGTACGGACCCGGCAGGAGGCGCTGCTGCGCAGTGCGCGCCGGCTCGTCCCGGACCCCGTGGACGCCCAGGACCTGCTGCAGACCGCACTGGCCCGCACCTACGGCCGCTGGGACCGCATCGAGGACAAGTCCCTCGCCGACGCCTATCTGCGCCGCGTCATGATCAACACCCGCACCGAGTGGTGGCGGGCCCGCAAGCTCGACGAGGTGCCCACCGAGCAGCTGCCCGACGCCAGCATCGAGGACGGCACCGAGCAGCGCGCCGACCGCGCCCTGCTGATGGACATCCTGGGCGTGCTGGCTCCCAAGCAGCGCAGTGTCGTCGTCCTGCGACACTGGGAGCAGATGAGCACGGAGGAGACGGCGGCGGCGCTCGGCATGTCGGCCGGTACGGTGAAGAGCACGCTGCACCGTGCGCTGGCGCGGCTGCGCCAGGAGCTGGAGAACAGGGAAGCGGCGAGCCGGGAGGCCCGGGTCGCCGAGGAGCGGGGGCGGGAGCGGTGCGCGGCCTGA
- a CDS encoding response regulator transcription factor: MAETHVLFVEDDDVIREATQLALERDGFAVTAVPDGLTGLEAFRAKQPDIALLDVMVPGLDGVSLCRRIRDESTVPVIMLSARADSIDVVLGLEAGADDYVTKPFDGAVLVARIRAVLRRFGHASGGRAGGGQPEPAAEGGVLVFGDLEVDTEGMEVRRGGAQVGLTPTEMRLLLEFSSAPGTVLSRDKLLERVWDYGWGGDTRVVDVHVQRLRTKIGQDRIETVRGFGYKLRG, translated from the coding sequence ATGGCCGAGACCCATGTGCTGTTCGTCGAGGACGACGACGTCATCCGCGAGGCCACCCAGCTGGCGCTGGAGCGGGACGGCTTCGCGGTCACCGCGGTGCCCGACGGGCTGACCGGCCTGGAGGCGTTCCGGGCGAAGCAGCCCGACATCGCGCTGCTCGACGTGATGGTCCCCGGTCTGGACGGGGTCAGCCTCTGCCGGCGCATCCGGGACGAGTCCACGGTCCCCGTGATCATGCTGTCGGCGCGCGCCGACTCGATCGACGTGGTCCTCGGGCTGGAGGCAGGCGCCGACGACTACGTCACCAAGCCCTTCGACGGGGCGGTCCTGGTCGCCCGGATCAGGGCCGTGCTGCGCCGCTTCGGCCATGCGTCGGGCGGCCGGGCCGGCGGCGGGCAGCCGGAGCCCGCGGCCGAGGGCGGGGTGCTGGTCTTCGGGGACCTGGAGGTCGACACCGAGGGCATGGAGGTCCGCAGGGGCGGCGCGCAGGTGGGACTGACCCCGACCGAGATGCGGCTGCTGCTGGAGTTCTCGTCGGCGCCCGGCACCGTGCTCTCCCGCGACAAGCTCCTGGAGCGGGTCTGGGACTACGGCTGGGGCGGCGACACCCGGGTCGTGGACGTCCATGTGCAGCGGCTGCGGACGAAGATCGGCCAGGACCGCATCGAGACGGTCCGCGGCTTCGGCTACAAGCTCCGCGGATGA
- a CDS encoding HAMP domain-containing histidine kinase — protein MRRPALRTGVRWKISIAIAAVGALIAIALSLVVHNAARVSMLENAREVQLERLTYAQLLYEAKKTKKADPRFGAKLNDPSMPQSLRQETRRNRRATHVEDSGGVPDVWAAVPVGNGNVLSLHTRFADRSTTIMGDLDRALIIGSVSVVLGGSALGVLIGGQLSRRLRKAATAAGKVAQGNTDVRVRDAVGGVVRDETDELAGAVDALTDALNERIEAERRVTADIAHELRTPVTGLLTAAELLPPGRPTELVRDRAQAMRTLVEDVLEVARLDSASERAELQEIALGEFVSRRVALLDPEVRVQVVHESWVSTDPRRLERILGNLLGNAAKHGSTPVEVTVEGRVVRVRDHGSGFPAALLKEGPSRFRTGSTDRAGHGHGLGLTIAAGQARVLGARLTFRNAAPEGAAEGSGGAVAVLWLPEHAPTDTGSYPMLQFAEQRSPERGAEKRV, from the coding sequence ATGAGGCGGCCCGCGCTGCGGACGGGCGTCCGCTGGAAGATCAGCATCGCGATCGCGGCGGTCGGCGCGCTGATCGCGATCGCGCTGAGCCTCGTCGTGCACAACGCGGCCCGCGTCTCGATGCTGGAGAACGCCCGCGAGGTCCAGCTGGAACGGCTGACGTACGCGCAGCTGCTCTACGAGGCGAAGAAGACGAAGAAGGCCGATCCCCGGTTCGGGGCGAAGCTCAACGACCCCTCGATGCCGCAGAGCCTGCGCCAGGAGACCCGGCGCAACCGCCGCGCCACCCATGTCGAGGACTCCGGCGGGGTGCCCGACGTCTGGGCGGCCGTGCCGGTGGGCAACGGGAACGTGCTGTCGCTGCACACTCGCTTCGCGGACCGCTCGACCACGATCATGGGCGACCTGGACCGGGCACTGATCATCGGTTCGGTCTCGGTGGTCCTCGGCGGCTCCGCGCTGGGTGTGCTGATCGGCGGCCAGCTCTCGCGCCGGCTGCGCAAGGCGGCGACGGCGGCGGGGAAGGTCGCCCAGGGCAACACGGACGTCCGGGTCAGGGACGCGGTCGGCGGTGTCGTACGGGACGAGACCGATGAGCTGGCCGGTGCGGTGGACGCGCTGACCGACGCGCTGAACGAGCGGATCGAGGCGGAGCGGCGGGTCACCGCGGACATCGCGCACGAGCTGCGCACCCCCGTGACCGGGCTGCTCACGGCGGCCGAGCTGCTGCCGCCGGGCCGCCCCACGGAGCTGGTGCGCGACCGGGCCCAGGCGATGCGCACGCTGGTCGAGGACGTGCTGGAGGTGGCCCGGCTGGACAGCGCGTCGGAGCGGGCCGAGCTCCAGGAGATCGCGCTCGGCGAGTTCGTCAGCCGCCGGGTGGCGCTGCTTGACCCGGAGGTACGGGTGCAGGTGGTCCACGAGTCCTGGGTGAGCACCGATCCGCGCCGCCTCGAACGCATCCTGGGCAACCTGCTGGGCAACGCGGCCAAGCACGGGTCGACCCCGGTGGAGGTCACGGTGGAGGGGCGGGTGGTCCGGGTCCGCGACCACGGGTCCGGGTTCCCGGCGGCGCTGCTGAAGGAGGGGCCGAGCCGGTTCCGTACCGGGTCGACGGACCGGGCGGGGCACGGGCACGGTCTCGGGCTGACCATCGCGGCCGGGCAGGCGCGGGTGCTGGGGGCCCGGCTGACCTTCCGCAACGCGGCGCCCGAGGGCGCGGCGGAGGGCAGCGGCGGGGCGGTCGCGGTGCTGTGGCTGCCCGAGCACGCGCCGACGGACACGGGCAGCTATCCGATGCTCCAGTTCGCGGAGCAGCGGAGCCCGGAGCGGGGTGCCGAGAAGAGGGTGTGA
- a CDS encoding MFS transporter, with protein MADLIKTADGKAGGPPATKAEPSAPQQRSVRVVVLALMIAMLLAMLDNLIVGTAMPTIVGDLGGLEHLSWVVTAYTLATAASTPIWGKLGDMYGRKGIFLTSIVIFLIGSVLSGMAQDMGQLIGFRAVQGLGAGGLMVGVMAIIGDLVPPRERGKYQGMMAGVMAIAMIGGPLVGGTITDHLGWRWSFYINLPLGAVALIMITTVLHLPKRERTKRNVDYLGAALLTIGITAIVLVTTWGGSEYDWNSAVIMELIAIGVAALAGFLFVETKAAEPIIPLHIFRNLNFTLMSVVGFMAGFVMFGAVLFLPLYQQSVQGASATNSGLLLLPMLLSMMVVSLVAGRVTTSTGKYKIFPIVGSILMVVGLFLLAQMDTGTTRFTSGLYMAVLGAGMGFLMQITMLVAQNSVELKDMGVASSSTTLFRTLGSSFGVAIMGALFTGKVQDEMAARGGGAATSHSAQLDAASLAKLPVPVREAYEYAVSSGTHIAFLVGASVGLVAVVASLFVKEVPLRGAGPEGEAAPAVAEI; from the coding sequence ATGGCGGACCTGATCAAGACGGCCGACGGGAAGGCGGGCGGCCCACCGGCCACGAAGGCGGAACCATCGGCTCCGCAGCAGCGCAGCGTCCGGGTGGTGGTCCTCGCCCTGATGATCGCCATGCTGCTGGCGATGCTCGACAACCTGATCGTCGGCACCGCGATGCCGACCATCGTCGGTGACCTCGGCGGCCTCGAACACCTCTCGTGGGTCGTCACCGCCTACACCCTGGCCACCGCCGCCTCCACCCCCATCTGGGGCAAGCTCGGCGACATGTACGGACGCAAGGGCATCTTCCTCACGTCCATCGTGATCTTCCTGATCGGCTCGGTCCTCAGCGGCATGGCCCAGGACATGGGCCAGCTCATCGGCTTCCGGGCCGTCCAGGGCCTCGGCGCCGGCGGCCTGATGGTCGGCGTCATGGCGATCATCGGCGACCTCGTGCCGCCCCGCGAGCGCGGCAAGTACCAGGGCATGATGGCCGGCGTGATGGCCATCGCCATGATCGGCGGACCGCTGGTCGGCGGCACCATCACCGACCACCTCGGCTGGCGCTGGAGCTTCTACATCAACCTGCCGCTGGGCGCCGTCGCCCTGATCATGATCACCACGGTCCTGCACCTGCCCAAGCGCGAGCGGACCAAGCGCAACGTCGACTACCTCGGCGCCGCGCTGCTCACCATCGGCATCACCGCGATCGTGCTGGTCACCACCTGGGGCGGTTCCGAGTACGACTGGAACTCCGCGGTCATCATGGAGCTCATCGCGATCGGCGTCGCCGCGCTGGCCGGCTTCCTCTTCGTCGAGACGAAGGCCGCCGAGCCGATCATCCCGCTCCACATCTTCCGCAACCTGAACTTCACGCTCATGTCCGTGGTCGGCTTCATGGCCGGATTCGTGATGTTCGGCGCGGTGCTCTTCCTGCCGCTGTACCAGCAGTCCGTCCAGGGCGCCTCCGCGACCAACTCCGGGCTGCTGCTCCTGCCGATGCTGCTGTCCATGATGGTCGTCTCGCTCGTCGCGGGCCGCGTCACCACCAGCACCGGCAAGTACAAGATCTTCCCTATCGTGGGTTCGATCCTGATGGTCGTCGGCCTCTTCCTGCTCGCGCAGATGGACACCGGCACCACCCGCTTCACCTCGGGGCTGTACATGGCGGTGCTCGGCGCCGGCATGGGCTTCCTGATGCAGATCACGATGCTCGTCGCGCAGAACAGCGTCGAGCTGAAGGACATGGGCGTCGCCTCCTCGTCCACCACCCTCTTCCGTACGCTCGGCAGCTCCTTCGGCGTCGCCATCATGGGCGCGCTGTTCACCGGCAAGGTCCAGGACGAGATGGCGGCCCGCGGCGGCGGCGCGGCCACCTCGCACTCCGCCCAGCTGGACGCGGCGAGCCTGGCCAAGCTGCCGGTGCCGGTGCGTGAGGCGTACGAGTACGCGGTGTCCTCCGGTACGCACATCGCCTTCCTGGTCGGCGCGTCCGTCGGCCTGGTCGCGGTCGTCGCCTCCCTGTTCGTCAAGGAGGTCCCGCTGCGGGGCGCCGGACCGGAGGGCGAGGCCGCCCCGGCGGTCGCGGAGATCTGA
- a CDS encoding TetR/AcrR family transcriptional regulator, translating into MGSTPQPRRGNTRQRIQDVALELFAEQGYEKTSLREIAEKLDVTKAALYYHFKTKEDILVSIFEDLNRPVEELITWGEAQPRTLETKTEILRRYSNAMAHAAPLFRFMQENQATVRDLSIGETIKHRVLGLVDLIKEPDAPLTDQVRCFSALFTLHAGMLALKDVDGDPEEKRKAALEVAVELVTRAHDPETPR; encoded by the coding sequence ATGGGCAGCACGCCGCAGCCGCGCCGGGGCAACACCCGCCAGCGCATCCAGGACGTCGCCCTGGAGCTCTTCGCCGAACAGGGCTACGAGAAGACCTCGCTGCGGGAGATCGCCGAGAAGCTGGATGTCACCAAGGCGGCGCTCTACTACCACTTCAAGACGAAGGAAGACATCCTCGTCAGCATCTTCGAGGACCTGAACCGGCCGGTGGAGGAGCTGATCACCTGGGGCGAGGCGCAGCCGCGCACCCTGGAGACCAAGACGGAGATCCTCCGCCGCTACAGCAACGCGATGGCCCACGCGGCCCCGCTCTTCCGCTTCATGCAGGAGAACCAGGCGACGGTACGGGACCTGAGCATCGGCGAGACCATCAAGCACCGGGTCCTGGGCCTGGTGGACCTGATCAAGGAACCCGATGCCCCGCTCACCGACCAGGTGCGGTGCTTCAGCGCGCTCTTCACCCTGCACGCCGGGATGCTCGCCCTGAAAGACGTCGACGGCGACCCCGAGGAGAAGCGCAAGGCCGCTCTCGAAGTCGCCGTCGAACTGGTCACCCGGGCCCATGACCCGGAAACCCCCCGGTAG
- a CDS encoding M23 family metallopeptidase, whose amino-acid sequence MSKRVTFQSRRPSVSRVRGAVVAAGLGTSMVLGAGAAFAAGTADAPQASHLVTASTADSVAQQAAAQGKAAKHKAEEAKKKADAAKKKAAAKKKAAAKRAAKLPWETPVSKYELSASFGNDGSRWAHKHSGQDFAVPIGTKVEAAHTGTIVKAGPNGGGDGPAYGNAIVISHGNGTYSQYAHLSKIDVHIGQHVKKGQKIALSGNTGNSSGPHLHFEIRTTPNYGSAVNPVNFLHKHGINV is encoded by the coding sequence ATGTCGAAGCGCGTTACGTTCCAGTCCCGCCGCCCGTCCGTGTCCCGTGTTCGCGGCGCTGTGGTGGCAGCCGGTCTGGGGACATCGATGGTTCTCGGTGCGGGTGCTGCGTTCGCGGCCGGCACTGCGGACGCCCCCCAGGCCTCGCACCTGGTGACCGCGTCCACCGCCGACTCGGTCGCCCAGCAGGCGGCCGCGCAGGGCAAGGCCGCCAAGCACAAGGCGGAGGAGGCCAAGAAGAAGGCCGACGCCGCGAAGAAGAAGGCCGCAGCGAAGAAGAAGGCCGCCGCCAAGCGCGCCGCGAAGCTTCCCTGGGAGACCCCGGTCAGCAAGTACGAGCTGAGCGCGAGCTTCGGCAACGACGGCAGCCGCTGGGCGCACAAGCACTCCGGCCAGGACTTCGCCGTGCCGATCGGTACCAAGGTCGAGGCCGCCCACACCGGCACCATCGTGAAGGCCGGCCCGAACGGCGGCGGCGACGGTCCCGCGTACGGCAACGCCATCGTGATCTCGCACGGCAACGGCACGTACTCGCAGTACGCGCACCTGTCCAAGATCGACGTGCACATCGGCCAGCACGTGAAGAAGGGCCAGAAGATCGCCCTGTCCGGCAACACCGGCAACTCCAGCGGCCCGCACCTGCACTTCGAGATCCGGACCACCCCGAACTACGGTTCGGCGGTCAACCCGGTCAACTTCCTGCACAAGCACGGCATCAACGTCTGA